From a region of the Calliphora vicina chromosome 4, idCalVici1.1, whole genome shotgun sequence genome:
- the LOC135957630 gene encoding M-phase inducer phosphatase has product MTHLNCNLIDLSLEDDIPCSNTIQIKTENATQPSEATNEGPLFISPTWRKRDSLDNNPFDCVHKLAHRIDDPFDIVEKEVFLKAQQALKPPPPEVKLGNLLSLSDDNLLEEEQMPDTPNLAAEKFNKFYSQELDQESPPVMFNEKLLPDSVSGADTDSNPNSSAETTASAKLKKNMKYRKRLLKLSISNAAFSSPMGRKSSLEFEDSMGTPVSSTLSRAAEFGEHLLSAESPLKLVDEDDDLLTQEQHDFIDSEKIFEADLEMLKIPILNELPSPAVEQTSINMTPNSPNVVNSATSFENALPKLEAIKAKLKAKREEVNNNHQLEISSLIDSLKSLISGGETDKCKKQQAGELLESLSSALKSADPDETLKHTDMLSVAPQPIKRQGTFDIELQDNEEAELNSQPLVQEMPNCMVSSSATYDGETADEKQDLNLPEIAPLSPPTSPSHYQHSNNNNTENHLQPDVNDIMEQLSKLLINNSAGNQSNNPSNPTFIVVMNTNQLNHSNINNSHQNFVDAKQRSALVASYLENSLNDGSPDLTKVNPMARRRSQSLSIHDKVKIVQLPLQPPTPRSIQLQQRVQMDDSPPVTTTPPSGDKETPEFKTPARRIRCNSYSSGTPYTAQVGVRRTGFGSDNKNPPNMRRTQTLDTHHEGQQQAIVRPMSMPSNNLPTFKPDLKKKPKHNTESIIKSGPLKATIPVKKVAPMLKTSPPTPDNNTRTSKHHNTSLQSQSKLSRVPTTPLPAKGSCNLGVGYPNACSTPAGFTSPLKRTTGPVNKPRYSYMSATPNPKSSSSNAASSTGLKRRTLTEFKAKSPLKPRVSSVGLAAAAAAVSSSSRTSSGSTRLSTSAGARISKTPVKATTSNTATVKPTSRLSTRTSVGGSALSTRNKENKRP; this is encoded by the exons ATGActcatttaaattgtaatttaatagatttaagTTTGGAAGATGATATTCCCTGCAGTAACACAATACAAATTAAGACTGAAAATGCCACACAACCGTCCGAGGCCACAAATGAAGGTCCACTGTTTATATCACCCACATGGCGCAAACGTGATAGTTTAGATAACAATCCTTTTGATTGTGTACACAAGTTGGCGCATCGTATAGATGATCCCTTTGATATTGTGGAAAAAGAGGTTTTTTTGAAAGCACAGCAGGCTCTGAAACCGCCGCCACCAGAAGTGAAACTAGGCAATCTTTTGTCCTTGAGTGATGACAACCTATTGGAGGAGGAGCAAATGCCAGATACTCCTAACCTGGCTGccgaaaaatttaataaattttattcgcaAGAATTAGACCAAGAAAGTCCTCCCGTTATGTTTAACGAAAAACTACTGCCAGATAGTGTTAGTGGAGCTGATACCGATTCAAATCCAAATAGTAGTGCTGAAACTACAGCTTCAGCAAAACTGAAGAAAAACATGAAATACCGCAAGAGATTATTGAAGTTAAGCATTTCAAATGCTGCATTTAGTTCCCCAATGGGACGTAAATCATCATTGGAATTTGAGGATTCAATGGGTACACCAGTTTCGTCCACGCTAAGCCGAGCAGCGGAATTTGGAGAACATTTGTTGTCGGCAGAGTCTCCTTTAAAATTGGTAGACGAAGATGATGATTTATTGACCCAAGAACAGCATGATTTTATAGATtcggaaaaaatttttgaagcaGATTTGGAAATGTTAAAAATTCCCATATTAAATGAGTTACCATCTCCAGCTGTAGAGCAAACATCTATTAACATGACTCCAAATTCACCTAATGTTGTTAACAGTGCTACCAGTTTCGAAAATGCTTTACCTAAATTGGAAGCCATAAAGGCCAAATTAAAAGCTAAACGAGAAGAAGTTAATAATAACCATCAATTGGAAATATCATCACTTATAGATAGTCTCAAATCATTGATATCAGGTGGCGAAACAGACAAGTGTAAAAAACAACAGGCCGGTGAATTATTAGAATCTCTGAGTTCTGCATTAAAGTCGGCAGACCCAGATGAAACACTCAAACACACAGATATGCTTTCAGTAGCACCACAGCCTATTAAACGGCAGGGTACATTCGACATTGAGCTTCAGGACAATGAGGAAGCGGAACTCAATAGTCAGCCTTTAGTGCAAGAAATGCCTAATTGTATGGTTAGCTCATCGGCCACGTATGACGGAGAAACGGCCGATGAAAAACAGGATTTAAATTTACCCGAAATAGCTCCTTTATCACCGCCAACTTCACCATCCCACTATCAGCAcagcaataacaataatacaGAAAACCATTTACAGCCAGATGTTAATGATATTATGGAGCAATTAAGTAAACTCTTAATAAACAACTCGGCCGGTAATCAATCCAACAATCCTAGTAACCCCACTTTTATAGTTGTAATGAATACCAATCAATTGAATCATTCCAACATTAACAATTCCCATCAAAACTTTGTGGATGCCAAGCAAAGATCTGCGCTTGTAGCCAGTTATTTAGAAAATTCCCTTAATGATGGTTCGCCGGACTTAACAAAAGTCAATCCCATGGCTCGCCGTCGTTCACAATCATTGTCCATACATGATAAAGTTAAGATTGTTCAGTTGCCACTGCAACCGCCTACACCACGTTCAATACAACTGCAACAACGAGTGCAAATGGATGACTCTCCACCGGTAACTACAACACCGCCATCGGGTGACAAGGAAACGCCCGAATTTAAGACCCCAGCTCGTAGGATCAGATGTAATTCGTATTCAAGCGGTACACCATATACAGCTCAAGTGGGAGTAAGGCGTACAGGATTTgg ATCAGACAACAAAAATCCCCCAAACATGCGAAGAACCCAAACTCTGGATACCCATCACGAAGGACAACAACAAGCCATTGTTAGACCTATGTCTATGCCGTCCAATAATTTGCCAACATTTAAACCTGATCTcaagaaaaaaccaaaacacaataCAGAATCCATAATAAAATCTGGTCCTCTAAAGGCGACCATACCTGTAAAGAAAGTAGCGCCCATGTTAAAAACTTCACCACCTACACCAGACAATAATACAAGGACTTCAAAACATCACAATACATCGCTACAAAGTCAATCGAAATTGAGTAGAGTCCCCACAACACCCTTGCCAGCAAAGGGCTCGTGTAACTTAGGGGTTGGCTATCCCAATGCTTGTTCAACACCAGCTGGCTTTACTTCACCTCTAAAACGTACCACAGGACCAGTTAATAAACCACGATATTCATATATGTCTGCCACCCCCAATCCCAAGTCGTCGTCATCCAATGCGGCCTCATCAACGGGTTTAAAACGACGTACTCTTACCGAATTCAAAGCCAAATCGCCGCTAAAACCACGAGTTAGTAGTGTAGGCTTAGCGGCAGCTGCTGCTGCAGTTTCTTCATCATCTAGAACTTCGTCGGGTAGCACACGTCTATCTACCTCGGCGGGAGCAAGAATCTCCAAGACACCAGTTAAGGCCACCACTTCCAATACAGCCACAGTAAAACCG acAAGTCGTTTGAGTACTCGCACATCTGTTGGCGGCTCTGCATTATCTACCAGAAATAAGGAAAATAAACGTCcttaa